The Desulforegulaceae bacterium genome segment CAACTCCTGTTTTATCTGTTATTTCCTGAAGTTTTTTTTCAATTTCCTCCATTGATTGGGCTATAAAAGTAAACCACACATTAAATCTGTTGTTTCTTATATAATTATGAGTTACCCCATGGTAAGAATTGACTGTTTTAGAAAAAACATCAATTTTATCTTCACTTACTTCAGCAGCACAAAGAGTTGAAACAAATCCAAGTTTATCTGGAAAAAAATTACCCCCGATT includes the following:
- a CDS encoding AsnC family transcriptional regulator, yielding MGMDETDRLIINSIQSDFPISKRPYREIGKKLGLDEEEVIKRIQSLRKSDIIRRIGGNFFPDKLGFVSTLCAAEVSEDKIDVFSKTVNSYHGVTHNYIRNNRFNVWFTFIAQSMEEIEKKLQEITDKTGVDKILNLPATDVFKIRAKFKV